In bacterium, the genomic window CCTGCACCGCATCGCCGCGGTGGTGATGATCGTCGACTTCTGCTTCCATGTCGTCTATATGCTGTTCAACATCGTTCGCAACCGCACGAGAGTGAAGGACATGCATCTGCTGCCCGACCGGCAGGACCTGCGCGACATCCGGGACAACCTGCGCCACTTCCTGTTCCTCACGGACGAGCGGCCGCGCTTCCGCCGCTTTTCCTACCTGGAGAAGTTCGACTACTGGGCGGTCTTCTGGGGCATGTTCATCATGGCCGGCAGCGGACTCATCCTCTGGCATCCGGAGGAGGCGGGGCGCTGGCTGCCCGCCTCGGCGATCCAGATCGCTTACGTGGCGCACAGCGACGAGGCGCTCCTCGCCTTCCTCGCCATCGTCATCTGGCACTTCTACAACGTGCACTTCAATCCCCGCGTCTGGCCGGCCAACAAAGTGTGGTACAAGGGCGCCCTGTCCGAGGAGCGCATGCGGGAGGAGCACCCCCGGGAGCTTGAGGAGATTCTCGAACAACTGAAGCGGGGCCGGCAGCGGCGGCACGACGATGTGGGCGATGGTCAAGGGCCACAGGACGGCCGGGACGGTGGGGCATGAACACCAGAGCCGTGGGACGGATCCTTTACGCCCTGGCCGTGTTCGCCGTGGGCAGCGCCATTTCCATCCTCTTGGTGCGATGGGCGAATCAGCCCCACCGCGCGGACGAGGAGGCGGCCCCGGACAAGCGCCAGTTCGCCGACCACATCCGCCAGTTGGAGAGCTGGTTCGAGGATTACCGCAACCAGGAGCGGCACTTCCACACCATCGAGATCCACCCCCTGCTTCCTCTGGGACAGCAAGAGGCCTGCCTGACCTGCCATCCCCTCTTCCCGCACACCAAGGATGCCAAGCGCCGGGCCTTCTACAACCAGCACTCCCACTTCCTCAGCTGCCTGGCCTGCCACCTGGACGACGAATCGAGGGGAAGGACGCGCCTGGAGTGGACCACCTTCGGGGTTGAGAACTCGATCACGGCCCGCGGCCCCTACGGACTGGAACGTCTGGAGAACGGCGGTCTGACGGGCGCGGGGAACTATATAAGCCGGATGGTGCCTGTGCTGTCCGCAGGTGGAAGCTCCACGCTGCTCTTCACTCCCTACGACGACAAGCGCTACCAGGCCTTCCGCGCCGACGCCGAGGGCGGACTTGAGATCGATGAGGCCGAATTCCGGGAGTTCGCCGAGGAGCATGTGGGCGACAAGCCGCTGGCCTGCCTGTCTTGTCATGCCCCGGAGACGGAGTTCCCCTGGAGCCCCCTCGGCTTCAGCCAGGGCCGCATCCACGAGTTGACACACTCCGCCGCGGTGGGCATGGTGGAGAACTACGAGCCATTCCACTTCCCGATCCTGGAGGACTGATGAGCCGCGTGCCCATCCCCATCCTGCTCCTGGCCCTGCTGTTGGCGGGGCTGGCCCGTGCCCAGGACACGCGGTTCGATCCGGAGAACTGCCTTTACTGCCACGGCAAGCCGTGGATGGCGGTGCTGGATTCGGCGGGGGTCCGCAACTTCCACATCGACGAGAACGTCCACCGGGAGTCCGTCCATGGGCGCTTCGCCTGCCGGCAGTGCCATGTGGACATCGACCAGGTGCCGCACCGCACGCCTGTGCAGAAGGTGAACTGCGCCGTCGCCTGCCATGTGATCGACCCCTACACGGGCAGGGACTTCAGCCATCTCCAGATGGCCCAGGATCTGGCCAACTCCGTGCACGGCAAGTCGGGCAAGGGTGCCCTCGACCACCGCAAGCCGGTCTGCAAGGACTGCCACGTCAATTCCATCTACTGGCAGAAGCTGCCGAGCAACCTGGAGCGGGCCAGGAACAAGTGCCTGGCCTGCCACGAGAACTACAACGAGCTCGAGGGGGACTTCAAACACCTGGCCCTGCACATCAGCGAGAGCGAGTACTGGCGCACCCAGAAAAACTTCGAGGCCTGCATCCGCTGCCACACGGACAACGAACTGGTGTCGGACAGCCTGGCCACCCTGCTCATTGACGGGACGATGGTCTCCAGCTTCCTCAAGTCCTTCCACGGGCGCGGCTTCAGTTTCGGTGACCGCCGCAGCCCGGTGTGCGCGGACTGCCACGGCTACCACAAGGTGCTGAGCCACACGGACGAGCGATCCATGATCCACTCGTCCAACCTGCGGCAAACCTGCAGCGCCACGGGCTGCCACGACGGCGCCACCGTCGCCTTCGCCACGGCCGGCTCCATGCACGACCTTTACCAGGGCGTCAAGGTGCACGTGTTGGTGTGGGTGAAGCGGGTGTACATCTGGCTCATCGTGCTCACCATCGGCGGCATGATGCTGCACAACCTGCTGGACTGGTGGTCCTGGCGCCGCCATCGCAAGGCCCACGCCGCAGCCGCGGCGAAGGCGGAGCAGGCGGGGGCGGTGCGCCGCGTCTT contains:
- a CDS encoding cytochrome b/b6 domain-containing protein; the encoded protein is MRVSDRIRVIGERREYLRFTTSQRLQHVFMFVPFTVLVVTGFPIKFPDSSFWTWVVDVFGGIGNIRSLHRIAAVVMIVDFCFHVVYMLFNIVRNRTRVKDMHLLPDRQDLRDIRDNLRHFLFLTDERPRFRRFSYLEKFDYWAVFWGMFIMAGSGLILWHPEEAGRWLPASAIQIAYVAHSDEALLAFLAIVIWHFYNVHFNPRVWPANKVWYKGALSEERMREEHPRELEEILEQLKRGRQRRHDDVGDGQGPQDGRDGGA